Proteins co-encoded in one Papaver somniferum cultivar HN1 chromosome 5, ASM357369v1, whole genome shotgun sequence genomic window:
- the LOC113283681 gene encoding probable chalcone--flavonone isomerase 3 has translation MGETKDVESATKTVLVDDIPFPQNITTVTTEKQLPLLGQGITDMEIHFLQIKFTAIGVYLEPEIASHLQQWKGKTGAELSQDDEFFAAVVSASVEKYVRVVVIKEIKGSQYMLQLESWVRDELAAADKYEDEEEESLDKVIEFFQSKYLKQHSVITFHFSATTPAVAEIGLEIEGQKDLKIKVENGNVIEMIQKWYLGGTRGVSPSTTQSLATSLGEILLQ, from the exons A TGGGTGAAACGAAGGACGTTGAGTCTGCTACTAAGACGGTGCTCGTGGATGACATTCCTTTCCCGCAAAACATCACCACTGTGACTACTGAAAAACAATTGCCTCTGTTGGGACAAG GAATTACGGACATGGAGATACATTTTCTCCAGAtcaaattcacagcaattggagtTTACTTGGAACCAGAAATTGCTAGCCATTTGCAGCAATGGAAAGGCAAAACCGGAGCTGAATTGTCCCAAGATGATGAATTTTTCGCTGCTGTGGTTTCGG CATCGGTGGAGAAGTATGTGAGAGTAGTGGTGATTAAAGAGATAAAAGGATCACAATACATGTTGCAGCTAGAGAGTTGGGTGAGGGACGAATTAGCAGCCGCTGATAAgtacgaagacgaagaagaagagtcCCTTGACAAAGTTATTGAGTTCTTTCAGTCTAAATACTTGAAGCAGCATTCTGTTATTACCTTCCATTTCTCAGCTACCACACCTGCCGTTGCCGAG ATTGGGCTGGAAATAGAAGGACAGAAAGATCTGAAGATAAAAGTTGAGAACGGAAATGTAATCGAAATGATTCAGAAATGGTATTTGGGTGGGACTAGGGGAGTCTCCCCATCAACCACTCAGTCATTGGCAACTAGCCTTGGGGAGATACTACTCCAGTGA